One region of Etheostoma cragini isolate CJK2018 chromosome 16, CSU_Ecrag_1.0, whole genome shotgun sequence genomic DNA includes:
- the sbno1 gene encoding protein strawberry notch homolog 1 isoform X3, translated as MDPGQDLLLAALSESGICPNDIGLFDVVDSQDVAQPSTTQQSIAISALDVGVGTESVGVVRTELPAPVPIVTIRHKPQPSTTTFVLNQLNQLPSLGAAVTKQSVTNPIKHTITVTKVVHVNNSALRGSSNPSSSIPPSASTVVPSNRDQQIQLRDLLRTGNVKTTGVKGNSLMELMKLKPPPNIAPPVATATATGEMNNGIKKEVLAKDAPRIWYNDDVKMQTFSHSLKVPGMKEEDEPEEEEEDELGHAETYAEYMPMKLKIGLRHPDPVVETSSLSSVNPPEVWYRLSIPEEVIDRGCLSALQLEAITYAAQQHETFLPSGDRAAYLIGDGAGVGKGRTIAGIIYENYLLGRKRSLWFSVSNDLKYDAERDLKDIGAKNIQVHSLNKFKYGKISSKHNGSVKKGVIFATYSSLIGESQSGGKYKTRFQQLLHWCGEDFDGVIVYDECHKAKNVCPIGSSKPTKTGLAVLELQNKLPKARVVYASATGASEPRNMAYMNRLGIWGHKTPFREFGNFIQAVERRGVGAMEIVAMDMKLRGMYIARQLSFTGVTFKIEEVPLTQKYINMYNKSVRLWVTAREKFQQAANLMDAEQRMKKSMWGQFWSAHQRFFKYLCIASKVRRVVQLAREEVQNGKCVVIGLQSTGEARTLEALEEGGGELNDFVSTAKGVLQSLVEKHFPAPDRQKLYSLLGIDLPTKKTPSPSDTAAQPEPKGKKRKGSEIKKQQKKKPRKHGGLSGTSSEESQSEESDRESGKDSDDSFKSVSSGDEDDDFNPFRDESDGDEDDPWLIRKEPKKGKEKKKKKRKKSIDPDSIQSALLASGLGSTRPAFTAPVVPASTPAIVKAESQDSCLTSQDAVEHAQKMKKDLLEKLEELAEDLPPNTLDELIDELGGPENVAEMTGRKGRVVSNDDGTITYESRSELDVPVEILNLTEKQRFMDGEKNIAIISEAASSGISLQADRRVKNQRRRVHMTLELPWSADRAIQQFGRTHRSNQVTAPEYVFLISELAGEQRFASIVAKRLESLGALTHGDRRATETRDLSRFNFDNKYGRNALEIVMKSIVKLDSPLVSPPSNFKEIQSGLIGVGLINLEDRSGAMSLDKDYNNMGKFLNRILGMEVQQQNALFQYFSDTLAAVIQEAKKNGRYDMGILDLGSGDEKVKKIDCRKFLTPGYTTSGHVELFTVSVERGMSWEEATHAWADQNGPDDGFYVQMRNNKKTAILVKEVNNKKRLFLVHRPNTGRQLKLETYADIKKKFKKVLSEDAKQHWTDQYKLSAKICAHAYWRGNCKKASVGLQCEVGLRCRSYYVLCGSVLSVWNELEEVLTPVSGTNVKVQIVRLRTEDGQRIVGLIIPANCVSPLCNKLSTSDQCQQLAVQELQKLQQLHPQSLSHAPNT; from the exons TCTATTGCGATCAGTGCCCTGGATGTTGGTGTGGGGACGGAGTCCGTGGGAGTTGTTCGAACTGAACTTCCAGCTCCAGTCCCAATAGTTACTATCAGG CACAAACCTCAGCCATCAACCACCACGTTTGTCTTAAATCAGCTGAATCAGTTGCCGTCACTCGGAGCTGCTGTGACCAAACAATCAGTCACGAACCCTATCAAACACACAATAACTGTCACCAAAGTGGTCCATGTTAATAATTCAGCCCTTCGAGGTTCTTCGAACCCCTCGTCAAGTATTCCTCCTTCAGCATCCACAGTAGTGCCTTCCAACAGAGATCAG cagATTCAGTTGAGAGACCTCCTTAGGACCGGCAATGTGAAGACCACCGGTGTGAAGGGCAACAGTCTGATGGAGCTCATGAAGCTAAAGCCTCCACCTAACATTGCTCCACCAGtagcaacagcaacagccacag GTGAAATGAACAATGGGATCAAGAAGGAAGTATTGGCTAAAGATGCTCCCAGGATCTGGTACAATGATGACGTTAAAATGCAAACGTTCTCACATTCTCTG AAAGTCCCCGGGATGAAGGAGGAGGATGAgcctgaggaggaagaggaagacgaGTTGGGCCATGCAGAGACTTATGCAGAGTACATGCCAATGAAAT TAAAGATCGGCCTGCGGCATCCTGATCCTGTGGTGGAGACCAGTTCCCTGTCCAGTGTAAACCCCCCAGAGGTGTGGTACAGACTGTCCATCCCAGAAGAAGTCATTGATCGTGGCTGCCTGTCTGCTCTGCAGCTGGAGGCAATAACATATGCTGCTCAG CAACACGAGACATTCCTCCCCAGCGGGGATCGAGCTGCCTATCTGATCGGAGATGGAGCTGGTGTTGGGAAAGGCCGCACCATCGCAGGGATCATCTATGAGAATTACCTTTTAGGAAGGAAAAGATCACTTTG gtTTAGTGTCTCAAATGACTTGAAGTATGATGCTGAAAGGGATTTAAAGGACATAGGAGCCAAAAACATCCAGGTTCACTCACTGAACAAG TTCAAATATGGCAAAATCTCCTCAAAACACAATGGGAGTGTGAAGAAAGGTGTGATATTCGCCACCTACTCTTCCTTGATAGGAGAGAGCCAATCAGGAGGGAAGTACAAGACCAGATTTCAACAGCTTCTCCACTGGTGTGGGGAGGACTTTGATGGAGTT ATTGTGTATGACGAGTGTCACAAAGCCAAAAATGTATGTCCAATTGGATCATCCAAACCAACAAAAACTGGGCTTGCAGTGTTGGAACTGCAGAACAAACTTCCCAAGGCTCGGGTTGTGTATGCAAGTGCTACAG GTGCCTCTGAACCACGAAATATGGCCTATATGAATCGTCTGGGCATCTGGGGGCATAAAACACCCTTCAGAGAATTTGGCAACTTTATCCAAGCTGTTGAACGGAg aGGTGTTGGCGCCATGGAGATAGTAGCTATGGACATGAAACTGAGGGGAATGTACATTGCAAGGCAGTTGAGTTTTACAGGTGTGACTTTTAAGATCGAGGAGGTTCCCCTGACTCAGAAATACATCAACATGTACAACAAATCAGTGAGGCTG TGGGTGACAGCACGTGAAAAGTTCCAGCAGGCAGCCAACCTGATGGATGCAGAGCAACGCATGAAAAAGTCCATGTGGGGTCAGTTCTGGTCTGCTCACCAGAGGTTCTTCAAATACCTGTGCATCGCCTCCAAAGTCCGCAGAGTGGTTCAGTTGGCCCGAGAGGAGGTCCAAAATGGAAAG TGTGTGGTGATCGGTCTTCAGTCCACTGGAGAGGCAAGAACACTTGAGGCCttggaggagggaggaggggagctCAACGACTTTGTGTCAACTGCAAA AGGTGTGCTGCAGTCCCTGGTTGAGAAGCACTTTCCAGCTCCTGACAGACAGAAGCTTTACAGCCTTCTAGGTATCGACCTCCCAACTAAGAAGACCCCCTCTCCCAGTGACACTGCAGCACAACCAGAACCGAAgggcaagaaaagaaaag GTTCTGAGataaaaaagcagcagaaaaagaaGCCTCGCAAGCACGGTGGTTTGTCGGGTACCAGCTCGGAGGAGAGCCAGTCGGAGGAGTCGGACAGAGAGTCTGGGAAAGACAGCGACGACAGCTTCAAATCTGTCAGCTCAGGGGACGAAGACGACGATTTCAACCCATTCAGAGACGAGTCCGATGGCGATGAAGATG ATCCCTGGCTCATCAGAAAGGaaccaaagaaagggaaagagaagaaaaagaaaaagagaaagaagagtaTTGATCCAGACTCTATTCAAAGTGCCTTGTTAGCCTCTGGGCTGGGCTCCACCAGACCGGCCTTCACTGCCCCCGTTGTTCCCGCCAGCACACCAGCCATAG TCAAGGCAGAGAGTCAGGATAGCTGTCTAACAAGTCAGGATGCAGTGGAACATGCccagaaaatgaagaaagatCTGCTGGAAAAACTTGAGGAACTAGCTGAAGATCTACCTCCCAATACTCTGGACGAGCTAATAGATGAACTGGGAGGACCCGAGAACGTAGCTGAG ATGACTGGACGCAAAGGTCGTGTTGTCAGCAACGACGATGGCACCATCACGTATGAATCTCGCTCTGAGCTGGACGTCCCGGTGGAAATCCTCAATCTTACAGAGAAGCAAAGGTTCATGGATGGAGAGAAG aACATAGCCATCATCTCGGAAGCTGCCAGCTCCGGGATATCCCTACAGGCCGATCGGCGAGTGAAGAACCAGCGGCGGAGAGTCCACATGACACTAGAGCTGCCGTGGAGTGCAGACAGAGCTATACAGCAGTTCG GGAGAACTCACAGGTCGAACCAGGTCACAGCTCCAGAATACGTCTTCCTCATATCGGAGCTTGCAGGAGAGCAGAGATTTGCATCCATTGTTGCCAAGAGACTAGAAAGCCTG GGTGCTCTCACTCACGGGGACAGAAGAGCAACAGAAACTCGAGATCTCAGCAGGTTTAATTTTGACAACAAA TACGGCAGAAACGCTCTGGAAATTGTGATGAAGTCAATTGTTAAGCTTGATTCTCCGTTAGTGTCTCCACCCTCTAACTTTAAAG AAATTCAAAGTGGATTAATAGGCGTGGGGCTCATAAATTTGGAGGACAGATCTGGGGCAATGTCACTGGACAAAG ATTACAACAACATGGGGAAGTTCCTGAACCGTATTTTGGGCATGGAGGTCCAGCAGCAAAATGCCTTGTTCCAGTACTTTTCTGACACGTTGGCAGCAGTTATTCAGGAAGCCAAGAAGAATGGCAGATATGACATGGGCATTCTTG ATCTGGGCTCTGGTGATGAGAAGGTGAAGAAGATAGACTGCAGGAAATTCCTAACACCAGGCTACACTACATCAGGACATGTGGAACTCTTCACC GTGAGCGTTGAGAGGGGGATGTCGTGGGAGGAAGCCACGCATGCTTGGGCCGATCAGAATGGACCAGATGATGGTTTCTATGTTCAG ATGAGGAACAACAAGAAAACGGCCATACTGGTAAAAGAGGTGAACAACAAGAAGAGGCTCTTCCTAGTTCACAGGCCAAACACCGGCAGACAGCTCAAACTGGAGACCTACGCAGACATCAAGAAGAAGTTTAAAAAG GTTTTGTCAGAAGATGCCAAGCAGCACTGGACTGACCAGTACAAGTTGTCAGCAAAGATCTGCGCTCATGCATATTG GCGGGGTAACTGTAAGAAAGCATCTGTGGGTCTTCAGTGTGAAGTCGGCCTTCGGTGTCGCTCGTACTACGTTCTGTGTGGCTCCGTGCTCAGTGTGTGGAATGAGCTGGAGGAAGTGCTAACGCCAGTCAGTGGAACCAATGTGAAGGTGCAGATTGTCCGCCTCAGAACAGAAGACGGACAGAGAATAGTTG GACTGATCATTCCAGCAAACTGCGTGTCTCCTTTATGTAACAAGCTGTCAACGTCGGACCAGTGTCAGCAGCTCGCTGTGCAGGAGCTGCAGAAACTGCAGCAGCTTCATCCCCAAAGTCTCAGTCATGCACCCAACACATAG
- the sbno1 gene encoding protein strawberry notch homolog 1 isoform X1: MDPGQDLLLAALSESGICPNDIGLFDVVDSQDVAQPSTTQQSIAISALDVGVGTESVGVVRTELPAPVPIVTIRHKPQPSTTTFVLNQLNQLPSLGAAVTKQSVTNPIKHTITVTKVVHVNNSALRGSSNPSSSIPPSASTVVPSNRDQQIQLRDLLRTGNVKTTGVKGNSLMELMKLKPPPNIAPPVATATATGEMNNGIKKEVLAKDAPRIWYNDDVKMQTFSHSLKVPGMKEEDEPEEEEEDELGHAETYAEYMPMKLKIGLRHPDPVVETSSLSSVNPPEVWYRLSIPEEVIDRGCLSALQLEAITYAAQQHETFLPSGDRAAYLIGDGAGVGKGRTIAGIIYENYLLGRKRSLWFSVSNDLKYDAERDLKDIGAKNIQVHSLNKFKYGKISSKHNGSVKKGVIFATYSSLIGESQSGGKYKTRFQQLLHWCGEDFDGVIVYDECHKAKNVCPIGSSKPTKTGLAVLELQNKLPKARVVYASATGASEPRNMAYMNRLGIWGHKTPFREFGNFIQAVERRGVGAMEIVAMDMKLRGMYIARQLSFTGVTFKIEEVPLTQKYINMYNKSVRLWVTAREKFQQAANLMDAEQRMKKSMWGQFWSAHQRFFKYLCIASKVRRVVQLAREEVQNGKCVVIGLQSTGEARTLEALEEGGGELNDFVSTAKGVLQSLVEKHFPAPDRQKLYSLLGIDLPTKKTPSPSDTAAQPEPKGKKRKGSEIKKQQKKKPRKHGGLSGTSSEESQSEESDRESGKDSDDSFKSVSSGDEDDDFNPFRDESDGDEDDPWLIRKEPKKGKEKKKKKRKKSIDPDSIQSALLASGLGSTRPAFTAPVVPASTPAIVKAESQDSCLTSQDAVEHAQKMKKDLLEKLEELAEDLPPNTLDELIDELGGPENVAEMTGRKGRVVSNDDGTITYESRSELDVPVEILNLTEKQRFMDGEKNIAIISEAASSGISLQADRRVKNQRRRVHMTLELPWSADRAIQQFGRTHRSNQVTAPEYVFLISELAGEQRFASIVAKRLESLGALTHGDRRATETRDLSRFNFDNKYGRNALEIVMKSIVKLDSPLVSPPSNFKGDFFKEIQSGLIGVGLINLEDRSGAMSLDKDYNNMGKFLNRILGMEVQQQNALFQYFSDTLAAVIQEAKKNGRYDMGILDLGSGDEKVKKIDCRKFLTPGYTTSGHVELFTVSVERGMSWEEATHAWADQNGPDDGFYVQMRNNKKTAILVKEVNNKKRLFLVHRPNTGRQLKLETYADIKKKFKKVLSEDAKQHWTDQYKLSAKICAHAYWRGNCKKASVGLQCEVGLRCRSYYVLCGSVLSVWNELEEVLTPVSGTNVKVQIVRLRTEDGQRIVGLIIPANCVSPLCNKLSTSDQCQQLAVQELQKLQQLHPQSLSHAPNT; encoded by the exons TCTATTGCGATCAGTGCCCTGGATGTTGGTGTGGGGACGGAGTCCGTGGGAGTTGTTCGAACTGAACTTCCAGCTCCAGTCCCAATAGTTACTATCAGG CACAAACCTCAGCCATCAACCACCACGTTTGTCTTAAATCAGCTGAATCAGTTGCCGTCACTCGGAGCTGCTGTGACCAAACAATCAGTCACGAACCCTATCAAACACACAATAACTGTCACCAAAGTGGTCCATGTTAATAATTCAGCCCTTCGAGGTTCTTCGAACCCCTCGTCAAGTATTCCTCCTTCAGCATCCACAGTAGTGCCTTCCAACAGAGATCAG cagATTCAGTTGAGAGACCTCCTTAGGACCGGCAATGTGAAGACCACCGGTGTGAAGGGCAACAGTCTGATGGAGCTCATGAAGCTAAAGCCTCCACCTAACATTGCTCCACCAGtagcaacagcaacagccacag GTGAAATGAACAATGGGATCAAGAAGGAAGTATTGGCTAAAGATGCTCCCAGGATCTGGTACAATGATGACGTTAAAATGCAAACGTTCTCACATTCTCTG AAAGTCCCCGGGATGAAGGAGGAGGATGAgcctgaggaggaagaggaagacgaGTTGGGCCATGCAGAGACTTATGCAGAGTACATGCCAATGAAAT TAAAGATCGGCCTGCGGCATCCTGATCCTGTGGTGGAGACCAGTTCCCTGTCCAGTGTAAACCCCCCAGAGGTGTGGTACAGACTGTCCATCCCAGAAGAAGTCATTGATCGTGGCTGCCTGTCTGCTCTGCAGCTGGAGGCAATAACATATGCTGCTCAG CAACACGAGACATTCCTCCCCAGCGGGGATCGAGCTGCCTATCTGATCGGAGATGGAGCTGGTGTTGGGAAAGGCCGCACCATCGCAGGGATCATCTATGAGAATTACCTTTTAGGAAGGAAAAGATCACTTTG gtTTAGTGTCTCAAATGACTTGAAGTATGATGCTGAAAGGGATTTAAAGGACATAGGAGCCAAAAACATCCAGGTTCACTCACTGAACAAG TTCAAATATGGCAAAATCTCCTCAAAACACAATGGGAGTGTGAAGAAAGGTGTGATATTCGCCACCTACTCTTCCTTGATAGGAGAGAGCCAATCAGGAGGGAAGTACAAGACCAGATTTCAACAGCTTCTCCACTGGTGTGGGGAGGACTTTGATGGAGTT ATTGTGTATGACGAGTGTCACAAAGCCAAAAATGTATGTCCAATTGGATCATCCAAACCAACAAAAACTGGGCTTGCAGTGTTGGAACTGCAGAACAAACTTCCCAAGGCTCGGGTTGTGTATGCAAGTGCTACAG GTGCCTCTGAACCACGAAATATGGCCTATATGAATCGTCTGGGCATCTGGGGGCATAAAACACCCTTCAGAGAATTTGGCAACTTTATCCAAGCTGTTGAACGGAg aGGTGTTGGCGCCATGGAGATAGTAGCTATGGACATGAAACTGAGGGGAATGTACATTGCAAGGCAGTTGAGTTTTACAGGTGTGACTTTTAAGATCGAGGAGGTTCCCCTGACTCAGAAATACATCAACATGTACAACAAATCAGTGAGGCTG TGGGTGACAGCACGTGAAAAGTTCCAGCAGGCAGCCAACCTGATGGATGCAGAGCAACGCATGAAAAAGTCCATGTGGGGTCAGTTCTGGTCTGCTCACCAGAGGTTCTTCAAATACCTGTGCATCGCCTCCAAAGTCCGCAGAGTGGTTCAGTTGGCCCGAGAGGAGGTCCAAAATGGAAAG TGTGTGGTGATCGGTCTTCAGTCCACTGGAGAGGCAAGAACACTTGAGGCCttggaggagggaggaggggagctCAACGACTTTGTGTCAACTGCAAA AGGTGTGCTGCAGTCCCTGGTTGAGAAGCACTTTCCAGCTCCTGACAGACAGAAGCTTTACAGCCTTCTAGGTATCGACCTCCCAACTAAGAAGACCCCCTCTCCCAGTGACACTGCAGCACAACCAGAACCGAAgggcaagaaaagaaaag GTTCTGAGataaaaaagcagcagaaaaagaaGCCTCGCAAGCACGGTGGTTTGTCGGGTACCAGCTCGGAGGAGAGCCAGTCGGAGGAGTCGGACAGAGAGTCTGGGAAAGACAGCGACGACAGCTTCAAATCTGTCAGCTCAGGGGACGAAGACGACGATTTCAACCCATTCAGAGACGAGTCCGATGGCGATGAAGATG ATCCCTGGCTCATCAGAAAGGaaccaaagaaagggaaagagaagaaaaagaaaaagagaaagaagagtaTTGATCCAGACTCTATTCAAAGTGCCTTGTTAGCCTCTGGGCTGGGCTCCACCAGACCGGCCTTCACTGCCCCCGTTGTTCCCGCCAGCACACCAGCCATAG TCAAGGCAGAGAGTCAGGATAGCTGTCTAACAAGTCAGGATGCAGTGGAACATGCccagaaaatgaagaaagatCTGCTGGAAAAACTTGAGGAACTAGCTGAAGATCTACCTCCCAATACTCTGGACGAGCTAATAGATGAACTGGGAGGACCCGAGAACGTAGCTGAG ATGACTGGACGCAAAGGTCGTGTTGTCAGCAACGACGATGGCACCATCACGTATGAATCTCGCTCTGAGCTGGACGTCCCGGTGGAAATCCTCAATCTTACAGAGAAGCAAAGGTTCATGGATGGAGAGAAG aACATAGCCATCATCTCGGAAGCTGCCAGCTCCGGGATATCCCTACAGGCCGATCGGCGAGTGAAGAACCAGCGGCGGAGAGTCCACATGACACTAGAGCTGCCGTGGAGTGCAGACAGAGCTATACAGCAGTTCG GGAGAACTCACAGGTCGAACCAGGTCACAGCTCCAGAATACGTCTTCCTCATATCGGAGCTTGCAGGAGAGCAGAGATTTGCATCCATTGTTGCCAAGAGACTAGAAAGCCTG GGTGCTCTCACTCACGGGGACAGAAGAGCAACAGAAACTCGAGATCTCAGCAGGTTTAATTTTGACAACAAA TACGGCAGAAACGCTCTGGAAATTGTGATGAAGTCAATTGTTAAGCTTGATTCTCCGTTAGTGTCTCCACCCTCTAACTTTAAAGGGGATTTCTTCAAAG AAATTCAAAGTGGATTAATAGGCGTGGGGCTCATAAATTTGGAGGACAGATCTGGGGCAATGTCACTGGACAAAG ATTACAACAACATGGGGAAGTTCCTGAACCGTATTTTGGGCATGGAGGTCCAGCAGCAAAATGCCTTGTTCCAGTACTTTTCTGACACGTTGGCAGCAGTTATTCAGGAAGCCAAGAAGAATGGCAGATATGACATGGGCATTCTTG ATCTGGGCTCTGGTGATGAGAAGGTGAAGAAGATAGACTGCAGGAAATTCCTAACACCAGGCTACACTACATCAGGACATGTGGAACTCTTCACC GTGAGCGTTGAGAGGGGGATGTCGTGGGAGGAAGCCACGCATGCTTGGGCCGATCAGAATGGACCAGATGATGGTTTCTATGTTCAG ATGAGGAACAACAAGAAAACGGCCATACTGGTAAAAGAGGTGAACAACAAGAAGAGGCTCTTCCTAGTTCACAGGCCAAACACCGGCAGACAGCTCAAACTGGAGACCTACGCAGACATCAAGAAGAAGTTTAAAAAG GTTTTGTCAGAAGATGCCAAGCAGCACTGGACTGACCAGTACAAGTTGTCAGCAAAGATCTGCGCTCATGCATATTG GCGGGGTAACTGTAAGAAAGCATCTGTGGGTCTTCAGTGTGAAGTCGGCCTTCGGTGTCGCTCGTACTACGTTCTGTGTGGCTCCGTGCTCAGTGTGTGGAATGAGCTGGAGGAAGTGCTAACGCCAGTCAGTGGAACCAATGTGAAGGTGCAGATTGTCCGCCTCAGAACAGAAGACGGACAGAGAATAGTTG GACTGATCATTCCAGCAAACTGCGTGTCTCCTTTATGTAACAAGCTGTCAACGTCGGACCAGTGTCAGCAGCTCGCTGTGCAGGAGCTGCAGAAACTGCAGCAGCTTCATCCCCAAAGTCTCAGTCATGCACCCAACACATAG